Sequence from the Seonamhaeicola sp. ML3 genome:
ATCTTCATAAAAATAGCGCCCCGCTAGAGAAAACAGACGTTTATTTTTTCTTTTGAAATCCCATTTTTGAAATACCGAAATACGGTCTTGTAAGGTAACATCGGTAAAATTATCATTGTTATTGTCAATGGGGTTGGAGTAGTTGTAATAATTAATACCTGTAAGCAGATGTGCTTTTTTCCCAACCTTAGCTTTAAACCCTAAATCTAAATTTGTTTCTCCCCAATCACTAACAAAAGTATCAGCAAACAGCAATGGGGCGTTTTCAGGTAGTTTTGTAATCACATTAATTAAACCTCCAACGGCTTCACTACCGTAAAGAGAAGAAGCAGGTCCTTTGACTACCTCAACTTGTTCAATTAATGAATTTGGTATGCCTGACAATCCATAAACTGTTGAAAGGCCACTAACAATGGGCATTCCATCTATTAAAACTAGAGTGTATGGTCCCTCGAGACCATTGATATGTATATCACCAGTATTACAAACATTACAATTTAGTTGCGGTCTTACTCCGTTAACATTTTGAAGAGCTTCAAAGATATTGGGTGTTGGGTTTTTTTTAAAAAAGGTTGGGGAATATACTTCCACTGGAACAGGACTTTCTAATCTAGATACTGCTTTAAGTGTTCCAGTAACTATAACTTCGTCTAAACTTAGCGCTTCTTCTAATTCCAGTTTAACTGTGGTGCTATTTCCTTCTACGGTGATTTGTTTTTCTGTATTCTTATAACCAGTAAAAGAGGCTATAATAGTGTAGGTCCCAGGAGTAATATTTTTAATTGTAAAAAAACCGGATTCATTAGTTGTGCTTCCTTTTGAAGTACCTTTAAGATAGACGTTAGCAAAAGCCACTGGAGTACCATTGCTAGATACTTTACCAGTTAGCTTAATGGTATTGTTTTGTGCATGAGAGGTTAGGCTTAAAACACTGAAAATTAATAGTGTTATATACTTCATTGTTTTTCTTTTTTGCAAATATAAATATAAATTTAGACTAATCTAAAAATGATTTTAAGTATTTAATTATGTTATATTTGTAGTATTGTATAAACACCAATGATTACCCTAACAGAAGAAAACTATATTAAGGCCATTTACCATTTAAGCAACCAAGGGCTTGAAGTTGTAAGTACAAATGCCATTGCCAAGGAGATGGCTACAAAAGCGTCTTCTGTTACAGATATGGTTAAAAAGCTCTCTGAGAAAGGGTATGCGTTTTATAAAAAATATCAGGGTGTTACCTTAACTGAAGAAGGAAAGGAAATTGCCATAAACATTGTTAGAAAGCATAGGCTTTGGGAGGTGTTTTTAGTTGAAAAATTAAACTTCTCTTGGGATGAAATTCACGAGGTAGCGGAACAATTGGAACATATTAAATCTAAAAAACTCATAAGTCAGTTAGATGCATTTTTAGGTTTTCCTACACATGACCCCCATGGCGACCCTATTCCAGACGATTCTGGAAAGATTAAAAAAATTGATAAGATTTTATTATCTGAAGCTTCGGTTAACGATGATTGTATTTGTGTGGGTGTTCAAGATTCTTCTAGTGCTTTTTTACAATATCTGAATAAACACAATATCGCTTTGGGAGTACGAGTTAAAGTTGTTCAAATAGAACCTTTTGATCATTCGGTAACCATCAAAATAGCCGATAAGGAACTCGTAATATCAAGTATTATTGCCAATAACCTTTTCGTGAAATTGGTCTAAGTTGTAGTTTATAGTTCGGTGTCTTCCAACTTTAACCTAATAATGGTGACGTTGCCTTCAACTTTTATTTTTTTCTCTACACGCTTATAACCATCGGAAGAAGCAACAATAGTATAGTTGCCAGGAGTTACATTTTCTATGGTAAAAAATCCAGATTTATTAGTTATAGTTTCTTTTGAAGTGTCTTTTAGATAGACTTTTACATTAGAGAGCCCCTTTTTTAAAGCGGTAACTTTACCAGTTATTTTTTGGGCATATAAGCTGCTGCTTCCTATAAGTAAAAAGAAAAGTAATAGTTTAATTGTCTTCATTTATCCTGATATAATACATGTAACACTAATTCTTAGTAATTGAAAAGTTCGAGAATATAATTAAAAAAAATAATTATTCGGACAAAGCCTTCAAAAAAGAGTGATTGAAACTAGGGCTACTCCTAAAAAGTGTTGCTTTATCGTTTGGTTTTTAATCTTTTTTTAAGTCTCTACTCAGGCTTAAACGTTACTTGTTCTAAAATAAATTTGGGAAAAGCCTTTATTGGAGTTAGGGTCATGTCTTTGTAATAACATTCGGCCGCTTCCGATTGAATTTGAATTTGTCCTTCGGTTAATGGTTTATTGGTTTCAGGATTTATGGCGTTTTCAACAACCATAACAATTTTTCCGTTTACCACATGAACGGCATCGTTTCCAACAACATAAAGTTCTAGGTGATTCCAGTTACCATGAGGTGCTTGTGGCTCAAGATAGGCGTTTATATAACCTTTGCCTTCAAAATACGTATCGAAATTGGGGTCATATTGTTTTGTTTTACTATTGTTGTCTCCTCTAATCTGAACTATTGGACCGCCTAATTTGGGTTGTACGGTATTAGCTGGTAAGGAAATAAAATCTCCCAAATCTGTTTCTTGTACTTGAAATTCTAAGCAGGTTTTCCAAGTGTTCCAAAATCTGCCGTAGTCTCCGTAGCTATGGTATAAAATACCTGTATCTTTTCTTCGTTGAAGTCTTGGTTCCCATTTCTTATTCCCCCATCTAAACATGGTGCTAAAATGGTAGTTGCTAAATTTGTCTTTTGTGGTTATGCTTCCGTAGATTTCTCCAGATATGTTTAGAATAGTTTCACCATTAATATTGGTTGTAGTAAATACATGTTTTATATCGTTATTTAGCCCTAGAGGAGTCCCTTTAATAACATCTTCAAACTTTGGAGTCCCTTCAGGAAGCCCTAAAATCGTAGTGTGGGGTACACCTATAAACTTTTCGAAATGAGTTAAGTTGGCATCTAAAAGCACAATGGTCTGCTCTTTTTCCTGAGAAAATCCATTAATTGTTAAAAGTATAGCGCATATTAATGTGAATAGGAACCTAGTTTTCATTTGTAAAATTTTAATGGATTATTTAGTTTTTAATGGCAAGAACAATCATTATTGTTTCCACATGCTTTTTTTGAAGCTGTTTTTTTAATCCAGAACTTTTTTATCAAAAAAAGGAGCGCTAAGCCTAATGTGCAAAAAACAAGTATGTTTTGAATAATGGTGTTCATATCAACTGTTGTTGAAAGTTACTAATAGCTATTTCAAAAATTGAAATGCTATCAATGCTGCAATATACGCAATAGTTGACATAACTACTAGTTGAAGTATTGGCCACTTCCAACTGTTGGTTTCGCGTTTTACAACAGCTAGGGTACTCATACATTGCATGGCAAAGGCATAAAATAACAGAAGTGAAATCCCCGATGCCAAAGTAAATACCTTAGCGCCATTGGCGTGTACTTCTGCCGCCATTTTACTTTTTATAGTCTCTTCGTCTTCGCTATCGCCTGCACTACCAACACTGTAAATGGTAGCAAGCGTACCAACAAATACTTCGCGGGCAGCGAAAGATGTTACAAGACCAATACCAATTTTCCAATCGTAACCCAGAGGTTTAATTACTGGTTCTATAGCTTTTCCAACAATACCTATATAACTGTGTTCTAATTTATGTGAAGCGATTTTGTCTTCCAGTTCAACTGGAGGAATTGAAGGATTTTCATTTTTAACAATAGTTTCAGCATTATTGAAATTCTCTCCCGGGCCATAAGAAGCCAATACCCATAATACAATAGATATGGCCAGTATGATTTTACCAGCTTCGAAAATGAACGTCTTTGTTTTTTCGAGCACTGTAATAGCAACGTTTTTTAACATTGGGATTTTATAACTTGGCATTTCAATAACAAAGTAAGACTTACTTTTAATCTTCAATATTTTATTCAGGATATAGGCTGAAAAAATTGCGGCTAGGAACCCAATAACATAAAGTCCCATTAAAGTAAGTGCTTTGAAACTCATCCCCAGAAATGTACCTTCAGGAATTACCAAAGCGATAATAATTACATAAACCGGTAATCTAGCAGAACAAGTCGTAAAGGGTGTTACCAAAATTGTAATAAGACGTTCTTTCCAGTTTTCAATATTTCTAGCAGCCATTACTGCTGGAACAGCACAAGCGTTACCAGAAATTAAAGGCACGACACTTTTGCCACTCAAACCAAAACGACGCATAACACGATCCATTAAAAATACTACGCGACTCATATAGCCACTTTCTTCCAATAGTGCAATAAATAAAAATAGAAAAGCTATTGGTGGAATAAACACCATAATACCACCAATACCAGCAATAATTCCATCAGAAAGCAGGTTTGTAAAGGCACCTTTTGGTAAGGTGTCTTTAACCCAATCTGCAAGTGAGGCGAAGCTTTCGTCTATAAAATCTGTGGGATATGTAGCCCAGTCGTAAACCGCTTGAAACATTAAGAACAGTACAACAAAAAAGATGATATAACCCCAAAATTTATGGGTTAAAATTCTATCTAGTCTTATACGTAAATCGGTTGCCTTAGATGGGTCTACTGTTAATCCTTTTTTTAAAGCACTATTTATAAATTGATAGCGCTTAATCGTTTCCTTTTGTTGCAATCGTTTAAGATCTGCCTTGCTTTTGGTCTTGAAATCGGCAACAGCATCAATTTCTTTTCTGTTGGTTTTACCAAAGTTTACATCTTGGGTGATAACCAACCAAAGTTTATACAATAATTGGTTCGGGAACGCCTTTTGGAGGTTACCAAAATATGCGGGGTCAATATCTGTTGTTTTTAGGCAAGGCTCGTTAGAAATATTGGTATAATTTGTTATAAACTCTTTTAGGTTTTCAATGCCTTCTTTTTTTCGGGTACTAACAAGTGCTATTTTGGTCTTGAGTTGTTTTTCTAAAGTATCTATATTTAAAGCTATCCCCTTTTTAGGCATTCTGTCTGCCATATTAATCACAAGAAGTGTGGGGATTTCCAAATCTTTAATTTGTGTAAAAATTAAAAGATTTCTTTTTAAATTTTCAACATCGGTAACAACAACGGCAAGGTCTGGAAAGTCTTTGTCGTTTTTATTTAAAAGTAGTTCTATAACTACGTTTTCATCGAGCGAAGATGCATTAAGACTGTAAGTTCCGGGAAGATCTATAATATGAGCCTTAAGACCACGCTGTAGTTTACAAATGCCTTGTTTTTTCTCGACAGTAATGCCTGGATAATTACCTACCTTTTGGTTAAGGCCAGTTAGGGCATTAAACACCGATGTTTTACCAGTATTAGGGTTTCCAATTAACGCGACATTGATCTGTTTACTCATGCTTTACTTTTTCGATTAAAACATGGGTAGCGGTTTCTTTTCTTATAGCCAAATGAGACCCATTGATATTTAGGTACATAGGGTCTGCAAAAGGAGCAACCTGAACAAGCTCAACTTCACTGCCGGGCAAACAGCCCATTTCTACAAGCTTTAAAGGGATATGAATCGATGAAACGTCTGTAATAACAGCGCGTTCTCCCTTTTTTAGATGTGCTAAAGTGTCTTGCAAGCTTATTTAGATTGATTTTAAAGAAGCAAAAGTAAACTAAAAGTTTAAAAGTATAAAGGTTTAAATGTCTAAAGTTTATCTAGAGTACACCCTGCTAATTATTATATTCTTTTCTTAAGTGAGAGATATCGTTTAATAGTTTTTTAATGTCCTCGGGTTTGGTGCCATCATAAAATCCTCGAATTTGACGCTTCTTATCAATTAGCATAAAATTTTCGGTATGTACCATGTCGAAGGGTCCGCCATCGCCATTATCTTTTACCGCTAAATAGCTTTTTCGGGCCATTTTATAAATTTCTTTTTTATCGCCAGTTACTAAATTCCATTTCGTATCGTCAACCCCTTTTGCTATGGCATAACGTTTTAGTTGGGCAACCGTGTCTATTTCTGGAGTTACAGAATGCGATAGTAGCATAACATCATCATCATTTAAAATTTCTTTTTGGATACTTGTCATATTTTTGGTCATAATCGGGCAAATGGTTGGGCATGTTGTAAAAAAGAAATCGGCAACATAAATCTTGTTCTCGTAATCTTTTTGCGTTACGGTTTTTCCATTTTGATTGGTAAAGGAGAAATCGGCAATTTTATGGTACTTTTTTTTGTACTGAATGGTGCTATCTACCAATTCGGTACTTACCATATTAGGTTGATAGATAGGAAGTGGTTGATAAACATTAAGGGTGTTGTATATAATAGCAATTATAATCACAGAAATAACACCAAAAACAATTGCAAACGTCTTATACTCTTTAAAAAATGAAAGCATATTTTACATGTGAAATATTTGAGCAAAAATACGATGAAATTTGAATTTCGGAACGTCTTTAGATGCTTAAATTAGTGTTAAATAGATGCACAAAACATAAATGGCTTTTTATACTTGGTTTAAAAGTTTACTTTTGTGCGGTTATCGAAATTTTGATTGAAGACATATGGAGTTTGTTATAAAAATATCTCAGTTTTTATTGAGTCTTTCACTGCTTATAGTATTACATGAGTTGGGGCACTTTGTACCCGCTAAGGCTTTTAAGACTAGGGTAGAGAAGTTTTACCTGTTTTTTGATGTAAAGTTCTCTTTGTTTAAAAAGAAAATAGGTGAAACCGTATACGGAATTGGTTGGTTACCATTGGGAGGTTATGTAAAAATCTCTGGGATGATAGACGAAAGTATGGATACCGAGCAAATGGCAAAAGAGCCTCAGCCCTGGGAATTTAGATCCAAGCCCGCTTGGCAAAGACTAATCATCATGCTTGGAGGTGTTACAGTTAATTTTGTTTTAGCAATTCTTATTTACATAGGAATGAGTTACTTCTACGGTGATAAATTCTTGCCCAACGAAAACATTAAAGACGGATTGTTTATTGAGAGTACCGTTGCAAATAAAGCAGGCCTATTAACCGGAGACAAAATTTTGGAAGTAGATGGTTATGAAATTGAAAACTTTAATGAAATCTCAGAGAAGGTACTTTTTGGTAAAAACATAACTATCGAGCGAGATGGTGTTAAATCTACTGTCACTTTACCAGAGGATTTCTTATCTCAATTGATAGATTCAAAAGAAAAAAGTTTTATAAACCTAAGACAACCTTTTGTTGTGGTTGAAGTTCCAGACACCTCTTATAATAAAAACAGTGGTTTAAGAAAAGGAGATCTCATAGTAGGTATCAATGATTATAAAACTAAGTATATCGATGAGGTTTTGCAAGGGTTAGAAAAATTTAAAGGTCAAAACGTTACCGCAAAAGTGGTCAGAGATAAATCTGAAATAGATTTACCTCTATCCATAAGTGATGAAGCTAAACTAGGATTAGTCTATGCTAGTAGTTCTACTCCGGCAACATTAGAGGCTTTAGGCTACTATCAATACAATACTAAGGAATATGGTTTTTTTGAGTCTTTCCCTGTTGGTTTAACCAAAGCTAAAGATAGATTGGTTTCCTATTGGGAACAGTTAGGTGCAATTTTTACGCCTAGTACCGGTGCTTATAAAGGTGTAGGTGGTTTTAAGGCTATTTTTGATATATTTCCTAATGTTTGGAGCTGGCAGGCTTTTTGGAGTATTACAGCCTTTTTGTCCATTATGTTAGCGGTTTTGAACTTACTGCCAATCCCAGCTCTAGATGGCGGCCATGTTATGTTTTTATTATATGAAATGATATCTGGAAGAAAGCCAGGAGATAAGTTTATGGAGTATGCCCAAATGGTCGGTTTCTTTATTTTAATAGCCTTGGTTTTATTCGCAAATGGTAATGATATATACAAAGCTATTTTTGATTAAATTTTTTCAAAAATTGTATTGTAGTAATTAAAAATATATATATATTTGCGCTCGCAAAACGGAAGAACACTCCTCCTTAGCTCAGTTGGTTAGAGCATTTGACTGTTAATCAAAGGGTCCTTGGTTCGAGCCCAAGAGGGGGAGCAGAATAGAAAAGAG
This genomic interval carries:
- a CDS encoding metal-dependent transcriptional regulator, which gives rise to MITLTEENYIKAIYHLSNQGLEVVSTNAIAKEMATKASSVTDMVKKLSEKGYAFYKKYQGVTLTEEGKEIAINIVRKHRLWEVFLVEKLNFSWDEIHEVAEQLEHIKSKKLISQLDAFLGFPTHDPHGDPIPDDSGKIKKIDKILLSEASVNDDCICVGVQDSSSAFLQYLNKHNIALGVRVKVVQIEPFDHSVTIKIADKELVISSIIANNLFVKLV
- a CDS encoding carboxypeptidase-like regulatory domain-containing protein; protein product: MKTIKLLLFFLLIGSSSLYAQKITGKVTALKKGLSNVKVYLKDTSKETITNKSGFFTIENVTPGNYTIVASSDGYKRVEKKIKVEGNVTIIRLKLEDTEL
- a CDS encoding DUF1080 domain-containing protein is translated as MKTRFLFTLICAILLTINGFSQEKEQTIVLLDANLTHFEKFIGVPHTTILGLPEGTPKFEDVIKGTPLGLNNDIKHVFTTTNINGETILNISGEIYGSITTKDKFSNYHFSTMFRWGNKKWEPRLQRRKDTGILYHSYGDYGRFWNTWKTCLEFQVQETDLGDFISLPANTVQPKLGGPIVQIRGDNNSKTKQYDPNFDTYFEGKGYINAYLEPQAPHGNWNHLELYVVGNDAVHVVNGKIVMVVENAINPETNKPLTEGQIQIQSEAAECYYKDMTLTPIKAFPKFILEQVTFKPE
- the feoB gene encoding ferrous iron transport protein B — encoded protein: MSKQINVALIGNPNTGKTSVFNALTGLNQKVGNYPGITVEKKQGICKLQRGLKAHIIDLPGTYSLNASSLDENVVIELLLNKNDKDFPDLAVVVTDVENLKRNLLIFTQIKDLEIPTLLVINMADRMPKKGIALNIDTLEKQLKTKIALVSTRKKEGIENLKEFITNYTNISNEPCLKTTDIDPAYFGNLQKAFPNQLLYKLWLVITQDVNFGKTNRKEIDAVADFKTKSKADLKRLQQKETIKRYQFINSALKKGLTVDPSKATDLRIRLDRILTHKFWGYIIFFVVLFLMFQAVYDWATYPTDFIDESFASLADWVKDTLPKGAFTNLLSDGIIAGIGGIMVFIPPIAFLFLFIALLEESGYMSRVVFLMDRVMRRFGLSGKSVVPLISGNACAVPAVMAARNIENWKERLITILVTPFTTCSARLPVYVIIIALVIPEGTFLGMSFKALTLMGLYVIGFLAAIFSAYILNKILKIKSKSYFVIEMPSYKIPMLKNVAITVLEKTKTFIFEAGKIILAISIVLWVLASYGPGENFNNAETIVKNENPSIPPVELEDKIASHKLEHSYIGIVGKAIEPVIKPLGYDWKIGIGLVTSFAAREVFVGTLATIYSVGSAGDSEDEETIKSKMAAEVHANGAKVFTLASGISLLLFYAFAMQCMSTLAVVKRETNSWKWPILQLVVMSTIAYIAALIAFQFLK
- a CDS encoding FeoA family protein — its product is MQDTLAHLKKGERAVITDVSSIHIPLKLVEMGCLPGSEVELVQVAPFADPMYLNINGSHLAIRKETATHVLIEKVKHE
- a CDS encoding SCO family protein, producing MLSFFKEYKTFAIVFGVISVIIIAIIYNTLNVYQPLPIYQPNMVSTELVDSTIQYKKKYHKIADFSFTNQNGKTVTQKDYENKIYVADFFFTTCPTICPIMTKNMTSIQKEILNDDDVMLLSHSVTPEIDTVAQLKRYAIAKGVDDTKWNLVTGDKKEIYKMARKSYLAVKDNGDGGPFDMVHTENFMLIDKKRQIRGFYDGTKPEDIKKLLNDISHLRKEYNN
- the rseP gene encoding RIP metalloprotease RseP, coding for MEFVIKISQFLLSLSLLIVLHELGHFVPAKAFKTRVEKFYLFFDVKFSLFKKKIGETVYGIGWLPLGGYVKISGMIDESMDTEQMAKEPQPWEFRSKPAWQRLIIMLGGVTVNFVLAILIYIGMSYFYGDKFLPNENIKDGLFIESTVANKAGLLTGDKILEVDGYEIENFNEISEKVLFGKNITIERDGVKSTVTLPEDFLSQLIDSKEKSFINLRQPFVVVEVPDTSYNKNSGLRKGDLIVGINDYKTKYIDEVLQGLEKFKGQNVTAKVVRDKSEIDLPLSISDEAKLGLVYASSSTPATLEALGYYQYNTKEYGFFESFPVGLTKAKDRLVSYWEQLGAIFTPSTGAYKGVGGFKAIFDIFPNVWSWQAFWSITAFLSIMLAVLNLLPIPALDGGHVMFLLYEMISGRKPGDKFMEYAQMVGFFILIALVLFANGNDIYKAIFD